In the genome of Gemmatimonadota bacterium, one region contains:
- a CDS encoding NAD(P)-dependent alcohol dehydrogenase, translating to MPTTRGYAAKSATLPLEPFSFERREPRAHDVVIDIAYCGVCHSDIHTARNEWGGTIYPVVPGHEIVGRIVQTGSEVKRFAVGDLAGVGCFVDSCRECDSCRDGEEQFCERHLVMTYNSVEHDGKTPTYGGYSSRIVVDENYVLTIPDNLPLEGVAPLLCAGITTYSPLRRFKVGPGQKVGVVGLGGLGHMAVKLASAMGAHVTVLSTSKSKEKDARRLGADDFVVTKEPKNLAPLAATFDFIIDTVSAPHDLNMYLGLLKRRAVMVLVGAPPEPTAVASFSLIMKGRMLAGSLIGGIRETQEMLDYCSQHGITSDVEVIPIQEIERAYDRTVKGDVRYRFVIDMKSLA from the coding sequence ATGCCCACAACTCGTGGCTACGCTGCAAAGTCTGCAACCCTTCCGCTGGAACCATTTTCATTCGAGCGCCGCGAACCTCGCGCGCACGACGTGGTCATCGACATCGCATACTGCGGCGTCTGTCACAGTGACATCCATACGGCGCGCAACGAATGGGGCGGCACCATCTACCCCGTCGTACCAGGTCACGAGATAGTCGGCCGCATCGTACAGACCGGGTCGGAGGTCAAGCGATTCGCGGTCGGCGATCTCGCGGGAGTCGGGTGCTTCGTGGACTCGTGCCGGGAATGCGATAGTTGCCGCGACGGCGAGGAGCAATTCTGTGAGCGGCACCTCGTGATGACCTACAATAGCGTCGAGCACGATGGAAAGACGCCGACTTACGGCGGCTACTCGTCCCGAATCGTTGTCGACGAGAATTACGTGCTCACGATTCCGGATAATCTTCCGCTTGAAGGGGTTGCACCGCTGCTGTGCGCCGGAATCACGACCTATTCGCCACTTCGTCGCTTCAAGGTCGGACCGGGCCAGAAGGTCGGCGTGGTTGGACTGGGCGGCCTCGGTCACATGGCTGTCAAACTGGCCTCTGCGATGGGTGCGCACGTGACGGTGTTGAGCACGTCCAAATCAAAGGAAAAAGATGCGCGCCGCCTCGGCGCCGATGACTTCGTCGTGACGAAGGAGCCAAAGAATCTGGCGCCGCTGGCCGCGACTTTCGACTTCATCATCGACACGGTATCAGCGCCGCACGATCTGAACATGTACCTCGGCCTGCTCAAGCGACGTGCGGTGATGGTACTGGTCGGTGCACCGCCAGAGCCAACGGCGGTTGCGTCGTTCTCACTCATCATGAAAGGCCGGATGCTGGCAGGCTCTCTCATCGGCGGAATTCGCGAAACGCAGGAGATGCTCGATTACTGTTCGCAGCACGGAATCACGTCCGACGTCGAAGTGATTCCGATTCAGGAGATCGAGCGCGCGTACGATCGCACTGTCAAGGGTGACGTTCGTTATCGATTCGTGATCGACATGAAGTCGCTTGCGTAG
- a CDS encoding RNB domain-containing ribonuclease — MSKSFDLRAAAHQAMLDNGFIPDVPAQVTAEVAAAIEPNGAVAAGVFDLRGLPWSSIDNDNSRDLDQLEIAEKLPDGTVRVRVAIADVDTTVPKDSATDRFAGANSTSVYTGIITYPMLPDRLSTDLTSLGQDDDRMSVVIEFVVAVDGGIVSHNVYMARVFNHAKLAYNNVGAWLDGSGSLPASGTAAIQDQLRLQDSVAQTLRAVRARNGALDLETIEAEPVVHPDNSVDVELVQKSRAGRLIEDFMIAANVAMARFLDEHNSPTIRRIVRSPERWNRIVALAAKLGTTLPDQPDSLALSEFLVARRNADPDHFADLSLTVVKLIGPGEYAAHVPGETDVGHFGLATNDYTHSTAPNRRFADLVTQRLLKAALAGKPSPYTRDELVSIAAHCTEREDSARKVERQVRKSAAAVSMSSRVGEDFDAIVTGVNPNGTFVRLIHPPVEGRVLRGEANLDVGDRIRVRLLSTDPNRGFIDFSAESRDGAAH, encoded by the coding sequence ATGTCAAAATCCTTCGACTTGCGTGCCGCGGCTCATCAGGCAATGCTGGATAACGGCTTCATCCCCGACGTGCCCGCTCAGGTTACGGCCGAGGTCGCCGCCGCGATCGAGCCGAACGGCGCGGTGGCCGCCGGTGTGTTCGACCTTCGCGGCCTCCCCTGGTCCTCGATCGATAACGATAACTCCAGAGATCTGGACCAGCTGGAGATCGCGGAAAAACTTCCCGACGGAACGGTGCGCGTCCGCGTTGCGATCGCGGACGTCGATACCACCGTGCCGAAGGACTCGGCCACCGATCGCTTTGCGGGCGCAAACTCTACATCGGTGTACACCGGCATCATCACGTACCCGATGCTCCCGGATCGACTGTCGACCGACCTCACCTCGCTTGGTCAGGACGACGATCGCATGTCGGTTGTAATCGAGTTCGTCGTTGCTGTGGATGGAGGCATCGTGTCGCACAACGTGTACATGGCGCGCGTCTTCAATCACGCCAAGCTCGCCTACAACAACGTCGGTGCGTGGCTCGACGGCAGCGGGAGCCTGCCAGCCAGCGGCACAGCAGCAATTCAGGATCAGCTTCGCCTTCAGGACAGCGTTGCACAGACGCTCCGTGCCGTTCGCGCCCGCAATGGCGCACTGGATCTCGAGACGATAGAAGCGGAGCCCGTGGTGCATCCGGACAATTCCGTGGACGTCGAGCTCGTGCAGAAGAGTCGCGCCGGCCGCCTGATCGAGGATTTCATGATCGCTGCCAACGTGGCGATGGCGCGATTTCTGGACGAGCATAATTCGCCGACGATTCGACGCATCGTGCGATCGCCGGAACGATGGAATCGGATAGTCGCGCTCGCCGCCAAGCTTGGAACGACGCTTCCGGATCAGCCGGATTCCCTGGCGCTATCCGAATTCCTCGTCGCACGACGGAATGCGGATCCCGACCACTTCGCCGATCTGTCGCTCACAGTCGTCAAGCTGATCGGCCCCGGAGAGTACGCCGCGCATGTGCCGGGCGAGACGGACGTCGGTCATTTCGGGCTCGCAACCAATGACTACACCCACTCGACCGCGCCCAACCGCCGGTTCGCGGATCTGGTTACGCAGCGACTTCTGAAGGCCGCGCTGGCCGGAAAGCCGTCGCCCTACACGCGGGACGAGCTCGTGTCGATCGCCGCGCACTGCACCGAACGCGAGGATAGCGCGCGCAAGGTCGAGCGTCAGGTGCGCAAGTCAGCTGCCGCGGTATCGATGTCGTCCCGCGTAGGTGAGGACTTCGATGCGATAGTAACAGGCGTCAATCCCAACGGCACCTTCGTCCGCCTGATCCACCCGCCGGTGGAAGGACGAGTCCTTCGCGGCGAGGCCAATCTGGACGTCGGAGACAGGATACGGGTCCGGCTCCTGTCCACCGATCCGAACCGTGGCTTCATCGACTTTTCCGCGGAATCCCGTGACGGCGCCGCCCACTGA
- a CDS encoding M13 family metallopeptidase, with amino-acid sequence MPNRRIPAVAMHIASARFVTTLTLTIIAIGIGAPSLRAQATASSAVPIPPVLKVFDPSFIDTTAHACRDFFAFANGAWLKRDTIPAAFSTSGVGKDMTDANELVVRSVLDEAMASRHSEPATSTRAKLGTFYATCMDSTLAEKQGVSPIRAQLDGISAIKTRSELVRQIGELQKSGVGALFEFGPGADPKDANHYIVWVSQGGLGMPDRDYYTKPDPASDSLRRKYVAHVERSLVLAGESAADAATDAQRVMTLETELAKASMTRVAMRDPNATYHKTALADLERTAPAIEWPSYFRTVGLTVPVQFVNVAQPEFIQKASALVQTAPMEEWRAYLRYHLISSASPWLSSPFANESFAYSSLYSGAKEMLPRWKRCLRAADRQIGEALGQAYVDRTFPPAAKAAAKQVIDDIRSSFHDRLLALTWMSDSTRKYALTKLAKMNEKVGYPDHWRDYTALRVSDGAFVHNVFNANVFEWNRVINRPGKVVDKTEWGMTVPTVNAYYDPSVNEMVFPAGALLPQTFDASGDMAANYGALGGSWAGHELTHGFDDEGRHYDADGNLRDWWVASDTSRFDEQAQRIVDQFNGYIQVDTTHVNGKLTLGENIADYGGLLTAYDAMERALNRTGKRETIDGYTPEQRFFIAYAQTWREHSRPQTMLTRVTVDPHAPAEWRTNGPVSNMPAFAKAFNCKPGDPMVRPKDLVPQIW; translated from the coding sequence ATGCCAAACAGACGCATCCCGGCCGTGGCCATGCACATTGCGAGCGCACGCTTCGTAACCACGCTCACGCTTACCATAATTGCGATTGGAATCGGTGCGCCTTCACTCCGCGCACAAGCGACCGCCAGCTCTGCGGTGCCGATTCCGCCAGTACTCAAGGTCTTCGACCCATCGTTTATCGATACGACCGCTCATGCGTGTCGCGACTTTTTCGCGTTCGCCAACGGCGCGTGGCTCAAGCGCGATACGATTCCCGCGGCATTTTCGACGTCGGGTGTCGGCAAGGACATGACCGACGCGAACGAACTCGTAGTGCGCTCGGTTCTGGACGAGGCGATGGCATCGCGCCACAGCGAGCCGGCGACCAGCACCCGCGCGAAGCTTGGCACTTTCTACGCGACGTGCATGGACTCGACGCTCGCTGAGAAACAAGGCGTGAGCCCGATTCGCGCGCAGCTCGACGGCATCTCAGCGATCAAAACGCGCAGCGAGCTCGTACGACAGATTGGCGAGTTGCAGAAATCAGGCGTCGGAGCGCTCTTCGAATTCGGTCCCGGCGCCGATCCGAAGGACGCGAACCACTATATAGTGTGGGTCAGCCAAGGCGGGCTCGGCATGCCGGATCGCGACTACTACACGAAACCCGATCCCGCGTCGGATTCGCTCCGCAGGAAATACGTGGCTCACGTCGAACGGTCGCTTGTGCTCGCGGGTGAATCAGCCGCTGACGCGGCGACCGACGCACAGCGTGTGATGACGCTGGAGACCGAGCTCGCAAAGGCATCGATGACACGCGTAGCGATGCGCGATCCAAACGCGACCTATCACAAGACCGCGCTCGCGGATCTCGAGCGTACAGCGCCGGCAATCGAGTGGCCGAGCTATTTCCGGACTGTCGGACTCACCGTTCCGGTGCAGTTCGTCAACGTCGCGCAGCCGGAGTTCATTCAGAAGGCGAGCGCCCTCGTCCAGACCGCTCCAATGGAGGAATGGCGCGCGTATCTCAGGTACCATCTCATCTCCAGTGCGTCGCCATGGCTCAGCTCGCCATTCGCGAACGAGAGCTTTGCCTACTCGTCGCTCTACAGCGGCGCGAAGGAGATGCTCCCGCGCTGGAAGCGCTGCCTCCGTGCCGCCGATCGCCAGATCGGTGAGGCGCTGGGCCAGGCGTACGTCGACAGGACGTTCCCGCCAGCGGCCAAGGCCGCGGCGAAGCAGGTGATCGATGACATTCGCTCGTCGTTCCACGATCGTCTCCTCGCGCTTACGTGGATGTCCGATTCCACACGAAAGTATGCGCTTACCAAGCTCGCGAAGATGAACGAGAAGGTCGGATATCCAGACCACTGGCGCGACTATACCGCGCTGCGCGTCTCCGACGGCGCGTTCGTACACAATGTGTTCAACGCAAACGTGTTCGAGTGGAACCGCGTCATCAATCGCCCCGGAAAGGTTGTCGACAAAACCGAGTGGGGAATGACTGTGCCGACCGTCAATGCGTACTACGATCCGTCGGTGAATGAAATGGTCTTTCCTGCGGGTGCTCTGCTCCCGCAGACGTTCGACGCGAGTGGCGACATGGCTGCCAACTACGGCGCGCTCGGCGGAAGCTGGGCTGGTCACGAGCTCACGCACGGCTTCGACGACGAGGGCCGCCACTACGACGCCGACGGCAACCTGCGCGACTGGTGGGTCGCGAGCGACACGTCACGGTTCGACGAACAGGCACAACGTATAGTCGATCAGTTCAACGGCTACATCCAGGTCGATACGACGCACGTGAATGGCAAGCTGACGCTCGGCGAGAACATCGCTGATTACGGCGGCCTGCTCACTGCCTACGACGCGATGGAACGCGCGCTCAACCGCACCGGAAAGCGCGAAACCATCGACGGTTACACTCCGGAGCAGCGCTTCTTCATCGCCTACGCTCAGACCTGGCGCGAGCATTCCCGGCCCCAGACGATGCTCACCAGAGTGACAGTCGACCCGCATGCACCCGCGGAATGGCGCACCAACGGTCCGGTTTCGAACATGCCGGCCTTCGCGAAGGCGTTCAACTGCAAGCCAGGCGATCCCATGGTTCGCCCGAAGGACCTCGTGCCACAGATCTGGTGA
- a CDS encoding M20/M25/M40 family metallo-hydrolase — protein sequence MLRKTLFLGALLVAPYIPLHAQSFPTDDPIIKRIWALGMDSTHVYELSQALFDSVGPRLQGGDELRAGNDWLVSKYKSWGIEAHNEQYGTWRGWRRGYSHIDLISPRVRSLEGQMVGYSPGTGKKDLTATTIILPRFADSTEFVKWLPNARGKFILVSAPQPTCRPREDWATNATPESRARMDSLRTAINAEWGGRNVRGTGYSLALGGGELGKRLEEGGVAGLITSRPKDGWGTIEVFETYNTRAPTVALSCEDYGLVFRLTENKQNPQVRMNLDADLLGERPVFNTIAEIKGTEKPNEYVMLSAHFDSWDGSSGATDNGTGTITMLEAMRILKQVYPHPKRTILVGHWSGEEEGEVGSKAFTEDHPEVLKGLQALFNQDNGTGRVVRMGGAGLPNAAVHIEQWLSKLPTVFQEQVKFNGPGFPAGGGSDDFSFGCNGLPAFGLGALNWDYGNYTWHTNRDTYDKIVFDDLKSNATLTAMLAYLASEDPTMITRERVDLVAEAARMAAQNPAATGNGRFRAPTTWPACVKAPRTTNPRLK from the coding sequence ATGCTTCGTAAGACACTGTTTCTTGGCGCGCTCCTCGTCGCGCCGTACATCCCGCTGCACGCCCAATCCTTCCCAACCGATGACCCGATCATCAAGCGAATCTGGGCGCTCGGTATGGACAGCACGCACGTTTATGAGCTGTCCCAGGCACTCTTCGATTCCGTAGGCCCGCGACTGCAGGGCGGCGACGAGCTTCGCGCCGGCAACGACTGGCTCGTGAGCAAGTACAAGTCGTGGGGCATCGAAGCCCACAACGAGCAGTATGGCACCTGGCGTGGATGGCGTCGTGGTTACTCCCACATCGACCTGATCTCACCACGCGTTCGCTCGCTCGAAGGACAGATGGTGGGCTACAGCCCGGGTACCGGCAAGAAGGACCTCACGGCGACCACGATCATTCTGCCTCGCTTTGCCGACAGCACCGAATTCGTCAAATGGCTCCCCAACGCCCGCGGGAAGTTCATCCTCGTCTCCGCGCCGCAGCCGACCTGCCGTCCCCGCGAGGACTGGGCGACCAACGCCACGCCCGAGTCCAGGGCTCGCATGGACAGCCTCCGCACGGCGATCAACGCCGAGTGGGGCGGCCGCAACGTTCGCGGAACCGGCTACAGCCTCGCACTCGGCGGCGGTGAGCTCGGCAAGCGCCTCGAAGAAGGCGGAGTTGCCGGCCTCATCACGTCACGCCCGAAGGACGGCTGGGGGACGATCGAGGTCTTCGAGACCTACAACACCCGGGCGCCAACCGTTGCGCTGAGCTGCGAGGACTACGGTCTCGTCTTCCGTCTTACGGAAAACAAGCAGAACCCGCAGGTTCGGATGAACCTCGACGCCGATCTGCTTGGTGAGCGTCCTGTGTTCAACACGATCGCCGAGATCAAGGGAACGGAGAAGCCGAACGAGTACGTGATGCTCTCGGCGCACTTCGATTCGTGGGATGGCTCCTCCGGCGCGACCGATAATGGAACGGGCACCATCACCATGCTGGAAGCGATGCGGATTCTCAAGCAGGTATATCCGCACCCCAAGCGCACGATTCTCGTCGGCCACTGGAGCGGTGAGGAAGAGGGCGAAGTAGGATCCAAGGCCTTTACCGAGGATCATCCTGAAGTCCTCAAGGGACTGCAGGCGCTCTTCAACCAGGACAACGGAACAGGTCGCGTCGTTCGCATGGGCGGCGCTGGTCTTCCGAATGCCGCTGTCCACATCGAGCAGTGGCTGTCCAAGCTTCCGACGGTCTTCCAGGAGCAGGTCAAGTTCAACGGACCTGGCTTCCCGGCCGGCGGCGGAAGCGATGACTTCTCCTTCGGCTGCAATGGTCTGCCAGCCTTCGGACTCGGCGCCCTCAACTGGGACTACGGGAACTACACCTGGCACACCAACCGCGACACGTACGACAAGATCGTCTTCGACGACCTCAAGTCCAACGCGACGCTCACGGCGATGCTGGCCTACCTCGCCTCGGAAGATCCGACGATGATCACGCGCGAGCGTGTCGATCTCGTCGCCGAGGCAGCTCGCATGGCAGCGCAGAATCCCGCAGCTACCGGCAACGGGCGGTTCCGTGCGCCGACGACCTGGCCCGCGTGCGTCAAGGCGCCGCGGACGACGAACCCGCGTCTCAAGTAA
- a CDS encoding YajQ family cyclic di-GMP-binding protein encodes MAQLNSFDVTTGVDMQEVDNAVNQSQKEIGQRYDFKGSKSTIEFKRAEEMLVLVADSEYQMKALTDVLWGKLVKRGVPVKNLDIGEVKPAGGDTVRCEIKLKTALDTDTAKKVAAAIKEARIPKVQAAIQADQVRVSSPSRDDLQNAMGVLRAGDFGVELKFGNYR; translated from the coding sequence ATGGCACAACTGAATTCATTCGACGTGACGACGGGCGTAGATATGCAGGAAGTCGACAACGCAGTCAATCAGTCGCAGAAGGAGATCGGCCAGCGGTATGATTTCAAGGGCTCCAAATCGACGATCGAGTTCAAGCGCGCCGAAGAGATGTTGGTGCTTGTTGCAGACAGCGAGTATCAGATGAAGGCACTTACCGACGTGTTGTGGGGCAAGCTCGTGAAGCGCGGCGTTCCGGTAAAGAACCTCGACATTGGTGAAGTTAAGCCTGCCGGCGGTGATACTGTGCGGTGCGAGATAAAGCTCAAGACCGCGCTCGACACTGACACGGCAAAGAAAGTCGCTGCAGCGATCAAGGAAGCCAGGATTCCCAAAGTTCAGGCAGCGATTCAGGCGGACCAGGTGCGCGTGAGCTCGCCATCGCGAGACGATTTGCAGAATGCCATGGGTGTACTTCGCGCCGGCGACTTCGGCGTCGAGTTAAAGTTCGGCAACTATCGCTGA
- a CDS encoding GNAT family N-acetyltransferase: MVLSVTNVDQLTIRAATCEDAPALAEFAERSFRDTFGCDNVESDMAQYVARAFGEETQRAELADSHRVVLLAEIGGVIAGYAQLMNDSAPDDIAMERSVIELERFYVAHEWHGRGIAQQLMARATEAADRSGAATLWLAVWERNPRAIAFYRKSGFVDVGSRLFLLGSDRQTDRVMSRLLPS, from the coding sequence ATGGTGTTATCTGTCACAAACGTCGATCAGCTGACAATTCGCGCCGCGACGTGCGAAGACGCTCCCGCACTCGCGGAATTTGCAGAGCGATCGTTTCGCGATACGTTCGGATGCGACAATGTGGAGTCCGACATGGCGCAGTACGTCGCGCGTGCGTTCGGTGAAGAGACTCAGCGTGCCGAGCTTGCCGACTCGCACCGCGTCGTCCTGTTGGCGGAAATCGGCGGCGTGATTGCGGGCTATGCGCAGCTGATGAATGACTCCGCGCCGGACGATATCGCGATGGAGCGATCGGTGATCGAGCTTGAACGGTTTTATGTCGCGCACGAGTGGCATGGGCGCGGAATCGCGCAGCAGCTCATGGCGCGTGCGACGGAGGCGGCAGATCGGTCGGGTGCCGCGACGTTATGGCTGGCCGTGTGGGAGCGTAATCCCAGAGCGATAGCTTTCTATCGCAAATCCGGATTTGTGGACGTTGGGTCCAGGCTTTTTCTGCTTGGCAGCGACCGTCAGACGGATCGTGTAATGAGCCGGCTACTGCCGAGCTGA
- a CDS encoding prepilin-type N-terminal cleavage/methylation domain-containing protein: MRVGRGFTLIELLIVIVIIGILAAIAIPQYSAVKERAYLTAVKTDLKNLEISEEAYASANSGAYFSHTYTTPSDSTNTFGASQNVTVVATASGVSGWSAKATHLNAPGHTCAIFVGTAPVAPAVFDGAPACN; this comes from the coding sequence TTGAGAGTCGGCAGAGGCTTTACCCTCATCGAGCTGCTGATCGTGATCGTGATCATCGGAATTCTCGCGGCGATCGCAATTCCGCAATACAGCGCGGTCAAGGAGCGGGCGTACCTTACCGCGGTCAAGACCGATCTCAAGAATCTCGAGATATCGGAAGAGGCGTACGCATCCGCCAACTCAGGCGCCTACTTCTCACACACCTACACGACACCAAGCGATTCGACGAACACATTCGGTGCATCGCAGAATGTCACCGTCGTCGCGACCGCTTCCGGAGTGTCGGGCTGGAGTGCCAAGGCGACGCACCTGAACGCGCCAGGCCATACATGCGCGATATTTGTCGGAACGGCTCCTGTTGCACCAGCGGTATTCGACGGCGCGCCAGCATGCAACTGA
- a CDS encoding efflux RND transporter periplasmic adaptor subunit gives MTHSSSHSPAPLRRSRATLPVFAAIIMILLAIGIIPRIAQRRALADEVRAVSDTAMPTSVSTAVRAKSSPLVLPGTLQPLHEAVVYARSAGYVRQWYADIGARVKDGQVLATIEAPEVDQEVQQAKAQLSQANASLALAKSDLDRWKSLARDSAVSQQELDEKTAAYEASAATANAQRANVQRLTSVQGFSKVTAPFAGVVTARNVDVGTLVSPGTSGAGTGGLGLFRVSQTDTMRVYVNVPQSLAPSIQIGQKASVSLAEQHDHVFTGKVARTAAALDPGTRTLLVEVDVANTDHSLLSGSFVQVDLATGGMVAPVVVPANALLFNAGGTQVIVIDDHNVAHYHKVAVGRDYGATVEILSGVDEGATVALNPSDDIRDGHAIKPVKVPAGS, from the coding sequence ATGACGCACTCATCATCGCATTCCCCCGCCCCGCTACGCCGCTCACGCGCGACACTGCCGGTCTTCGCCGCCATCATCATGATCCTGCTGGCGATCGGAATCATTCCCCGCATCGCGCAGCGACGCGCGCTGGCTGACGAAGTCCGCGCGGTTTCCGACACCGCCATGCCGACCTCGGTCTCTACAGCCGTGCGAGCAAAGAGCTCGCCGCTCGTTCTGCCCGGCACACTTCAGCCACTGCACGAGGCCGTCGTCTATGCGCGGTCAGCTGGATACGTCCGCCAGTGGTATGCCGACATCGGTGCCCGCGTGAAGGACGGACAGGTGCTCGCAACCATAGAAGCACCCGAAGTGGATCAGGAAGTACAGCAAGCGAAGGCGCAGCTGAGTCAGGCAAACGCGTCACTCGCGCTTGCGAAGAGCGACCTGGACCGATGGAAGTCACTCGCGCGCGACAGTGCAGTGAGCCAGCAGGAACTGGATGAGAAGACAGCGGCGTACGAGGCGAGCGCCGCTACGGCGAATGCACAACGCGCCAACGTTCAGCGCCTCACGAGCGTGCAGGGATTCAGCAAGGTCACTGCGCCGTTCGCCGGCGTGGTTACCGCGCGCAATGTCGATGTCGGCACCCTCGTGAGTCCAGGCACCAGTGGCGCCGGCACCGGCGGACTTGGCCTATTTCGCGTATCGCAGACGGACACAATGCGCGTTTACGTGAACGTGCCGCAATCGCTCGCGCCTTCCATTCAGATCGGACAGAAGGCAAGCGTGTCGCTGGCCGAGCAGCACGACCATGTATTTACCGGCAAGGTTGCACGCACTGCTGCAGCACTCGATCCCGGCACGCGGACTCTCCTCGTAGAAGTGGACGTCGCGAATACCGATCATTCGCTGCTCTCCGGAAGCTTCGTGCAGGTAGATCTTGCGACCGGCGGAATGGTCGCGCCGGTTGTGGTGCCGGCCAATGCGCTTCTCTTCAATGCCGGCGGCACTCAGGTGATCGTGATAGATGACCATAACGTCGCGCACTATCACAAGGTCGCCGTTGGACGTGATTACGGCGCCACGGTAGAGATTCTATCGGGTGTGGACGAGGGAGCGACGGTCGCGCTCAACCCCTCGGACGACATCCGCGACGGTCACGCTATCAAGCCGGTCAAGGTGCCTGCGGGCAGCTGA